A stretch of Thermomicrobiales bacterium DNA encodes these proteins:
- a CDS encoding RDD family protein, giving the protein MDQSSAKFCSNCGAPLSSDARFCHVCGAAVVASPTPSTPGRAEASTPTFTPPAYQSPTSETTQASPQSWPTSIPVTTAYASFGERFIALMIDWIILTLMFWVVGFVMAVFVYVVVGNSDMADALAGLVVVTAVFVIHWIYFALQESSAKQATFGKRAMKIIVTEEQGQRLTFGRASGRAFARLLSGMFFSVGYIIAALTARKQALHDLIANTLVLRK; this is encoded by the coding sequence GTGGATCAATCGTCCGCGAAATTTTGCAGCAACTGCGGCGCACCGCTTAGTTCGGACGCGCGCTTTTGCCACGTCTGCGGCGCGGCTGTCGTCGCTTCGCCAACTCCCTCAACTCCGGGCAGGGCCGAAGCATCGACGCCGACGTTCACTCCACCGGCCTATCAATCACCGACCTCTGAGACGACGCAGGCGAGTCCACAATCCTGGCCGACGAGCATCCCGGTCACAACGGCATACGCCTCGTTCGGTGAGCGCTTTATTGCGCTCATGATTGACTGGATCATCCTGACACTGATGTTCTGGGTCGTTGGATTCGTCATGGCGGTCTTCGTATACGTCGTCGTGGGCAACTCGGACATGGCCGACGCGCTGGCCGGACTCGTGGTGGTGACGGCGGTGTTCGTCATCCACTGGATCTATTTTGCCCTGCAGGAGAGTTCCGCGAAGCAGGCAACGTTCGGCAAACGGGCGATGAAGATCATCGTCACCGAAGAGCAGGGACAGCGCTTGACCTTCGGTCGAGCCAGTGGCCGTGCATTCGCCCGCCTGCTCTCCGGCATGTTCTTCTCGGTCGGCTATATCATTGCCGCCTTAACAGCACGCAAGCAGGCGCTGCACGACCTGATCGCCAATACCCTGGTCCTCAGGAAGTAA
- a CDS encoding polysaccharide deacetylase family protein — translation MVDGPGRWPANFRSALIVSIDVDGIYGEVNHHGPDDFYWRSQAEYDLETGVWRLIELLDDRGVAGTFCWVGRCVEDRPDAVARAHQSGHESAIHSWDHRYYTPMTLDEQIADMSRTIDAIERVTGQRPTGHKTPAWRYNDQTTAAVQQLGLRWQMDVARSDLPWLESPLADRDPVVHLPPSRFYDDYTYFVDWTVNPRHAAEFWRDDLDVLRDEGKLLCLTLHPWVSGRPGPSRALANLLDYAIDQGDIWIARADDVARWWLEQER, via the coding sequence ATGGTTGACGGACCAGGCCGTTGGCCTGCCAACTTCCGCTCGGCATTGATCGTCAGCATCGACGTCGATGGGATCTACGGCGAGGTCAACCACCACGGCCCGGATGACTTTTACTGGCGGTCGCAAGCGGAATACGATCTGGAAACCGGCGTCTGGCGGCTCATTGAGCTGCTGGACGACCGGGGGGTCGCCGGCACGTTCTGCTGGGTCGGCCGCTGTGTGGAAGACCGACCAGACGCGGTCGCGCGCGCCCACCAATCGGGGCACGAGTCGGCGATCCACTCATGGGACCATCGCTACTACACGCCGATGACGCTGGATGAGCAGATCGCTGACATGTCACGCACGATCGACGCGATCGAGCGGGTGACCGGCCAGCGCCCGACCGGCCACAAGACGCCCGCCTGGCGCTACAACGACCAGACAACTGCCGCAGTGCAGCAATTGGGCTTGCGCTGGCAAATGGATGTTGCGCGCTCCGACCTGCCCTGGCTGGAATCGCCGCTCGCTGATCGCGACCCGGTCGTGCACCTGCCACCGTCGCGCTTCTACGATGACTACACCTACTTCGTTGACTGGACGGTGAACCCACGCCACGCCGCCGAGTTCTGGCGTGATGATCTCGATGTGCTGCGCGACGAGGGCAAGCTGCTCTGCCTGACGCTGCATCCCTGGGTCAGCGGACGCCCTGGGCCATCGCGCGCGCTGGCCAACCTGCTCGACTACGCAATCGACCAGGGCGACATCTGGATCGCTCGTGCCGATGACGTTGCGCGCTGGTGGCTGGAGCAAGAGAGGTAG
- a CDS encoding HAD family phosphatase has product MSTQLIRAVVFDLDGLLVDSEPLQAWAWDAYARQHGSELRADVLARMLGRRAVDAVQTFVADLALHVSPEVALRERDELFLAAVPGRIAAHSGAAELLAYLRERHIPLALATSGHRRYVDLALESAGLSGSFDVEVTGDQVTHGKPHPEIYLHACERLGIPPESALALEDAPNGVQAALAAGMICFSVPESADHSEIEDAHEILGSLRQVISMLEEPSPYRLVRPGAG; this is encoded by the coding sequence ATGAGCACACAGCTCATTCGAGCGGTCGTCTTCGACCTGGACGGGCTGCTGGTTGATTCGGAGCCGTTGCAGGCGTGGGCCTGGGACGCCTACGCGCGGCAGCACGGCTCTGAGTTGCGCGCAGATGTTCTGGCTCGGATGCTCGGTCGTCGCGCGGTCGATGCTGTCCAGACCTTCGTGGCTGACCTGGCGTTACACGTGTCGCCTGAAGTTGCGCTGCGGGAACGCGACGAGCTGTTCCTCGCCGCCGTTCCCGGTCGGATCGCCGCGCACTCCGGCGCAGCCGAACTGCTCGCCTATCTGCGCGAACGCCACATTCCGCTGGCGCTGGCGACATCAGGGCATCGGCGTTATGTCGATTTGGCGCTGGAGAGTGCAGGACTGTCTGGCTCGTTCGACGTTGAGGTCACCGGCGATCAGGTGACGCACGGCAAGCCGCATCCGGAGATTTACCTGCACGCCTGCGAGCGGCTGGGCATTCCGCCCGAGAGCGCGCTGGCGCTTGAAGACGCGCCGAACGGCGTGCAGGCGGCGCTGGCCGCCGGGATGATCTGCTTCTCCGTGCCGGAGTCCGCCGATCACAGCGAGATCGAGGATGCGCACGAGATTCTGGGCAGCCTGCGGCAGGTTATCTCGATGCTGGAAGAGCCGAGCCCATATCGGCTTGTTAGGCCGGGGGCGGGATAG
- a CDS encoding ADP-ribosylglycohydrolase family protein has protein sequence MTAGYRFAQVLRSEHAHLVDPTSKAALERAIESGDFQAGLCDGEVVSAGPAARITPIALIHGMGNANPQLFIREIMRATLITHCDPLAVNGALAMAYALNRVVRRETDPTVLVPEVLGFIDEDAVARRLREIELLPEGDDAETIATGIAALNRDGSIADAVATAMYLFSRLGSAFEATVLAAAAAGPASAAIGAMAGALSGGWVGAREIPSRLVDGLDGRTYLLMAAPALYRTAQRRAGFYLQLHQRV, from the coding sequence GTGACGGCCGGCTATCGCTTCGCGCAGGTGCTGCGCAGCGAGCACGCGCACCTGGTTGACCCGACGAGCAAGGCAGCGCTGGAGCGTGCGATCGAGTCTGGCGACTTTCAGGCCGGGCTGTGCGACGGTGAGGTCGTGAGCGCCGGACCGGCAGCGCGGATCACCCCGATCGCACTGATTCACGGGATGGGCAATGCCAACCCGCAACTCTTCATCCGCGAAATCATGCGCGCGACGCTCATCACCCACTGCGATCCGCTGGCGGTCAACGGTGCGCTGGCGATGGCCTACGCACTAAACCGGGTTGTGCGGCGCGAGACCGATCCGACTGTTCTTGTGCCGGAGGTGCTCGGATTCATCGACGAGGACGCTGTCGCACGGCGACTGCGCGAGATCGAGCTGCTGCCTGAAGGTGATGATGCCGAGACGATAGCGACTGGCATCGCTGCCTTGAACCGGGATGGCTCGATTGCCGATGCGGTTGCCACTGCGATGTACCTGTTCTCGCGGCTGGGATCGGCGTTCGAGGCGACGGTGCTCGCGGCGGCTGCCGCAGGTCCGGCGTCAGCAGCGATCGGGGCGATGGCCGGCGCGCTATCTGGTGGCTGGGTTGGTGCGCGCGAGATCCCGAGTCGGCTGGTTGATGGACTCGATGGCCGCACCTATCTGTTGATGGCTGCACCTGCCCTCTACCGCACCGCCCAGCGCCGAGCCGGGTTCTACCTGCAATTGCATCAGCGCGTATGA
- a CDS encoding PLP-dependent aspartate aminotransferase family protein: protein MGEVREGLGFSTRAIHTGERHDPATGAHNTPIYQTATFAFDSAEQKLAVQAGEREGYVYTRMGNPTTHAIERKLADLEGAEEAVVAASGMAVIVAVFHALARPGSHIVVSNDIYESTETYLYEEAPVFGIDVTPVDITDLDAVRQAMRPETAMIYTEFLANPSNRVSDIPALGRIARDHNALLVIDNTFTSPYLFRPLEHGAHLSLHSASKYISGHGDAIAGAIAGSKHLIDQVRHQVEILGSPVSPFNSWLLLRGVKTLELRMERHCANALELALFLERQPEVEVVLYAGLESHPGHTIAKELTGGRYGGVLSFRMQGKTAQGNRFADALKLCAHAVHLGDVSTLVWPHRQDLVRVSVGCENIADIIADFEQALEASSRG, encoded by the coding sequence ATGGGAGAAGTGCGAGAAGGTCTGGGCTTCTCGACACGCGCGATCCACACCGGGGAGCGGCACGATCCGGCGACTGGCGCGCACAATACGCCGATTTATCAAACTGCAACATTCGCGTTCGATTCGGCTGAACAGAAGTTGGCGGTTCAGGCGGGCGAGCGTGAGGGCTACGTCTACACCCGCATGGGGAATCCGACGACACATGCAATAGAACGCAAGCTGGCGGACCTCGAAGGGGCCGAAGAAGCGGTCGTTGCCGCATCCGGCATGGCCGTTATCGTCGCGGTGTTCCACGCGCTCGCCCGCCCCGGCAGCCACATCGTCGTCTCGAACGACATCTACGAGTCGACCGAAACCTACCTGTATGAAGAAGCGCCGGTATTCGGCATCGATGTGACACCGGTCGATATCACGGATCTCGACGCCGTGCGGCAGGCAATGCGGCCCGAGACAGCGATGATCTACACCGAGTTCCTGGCCAATCCGTCCAACCGCGTCAGCGACATCCCGGCGCTGGGCCGGATCGCGCGCGACCACAATGCGCTGCTGGTCATCGATAACACGTTCACCAGTCCGTACCTCTTTCGTCCACTGGAGCACGGCGCGCACCTGTCGCTGCATTCGGCATCCAAGTACATCAGCGGCCACGGCGACGCGATTGCCGGAGCAATCGCGGGATCGAAGCATCTGATCGATCAGGTCCGCCACCAGGTTGAGATCCTCGGCTCTCCGGTCAGCCCCTTCAACTCGTGGTTGCTGCTGCGCGGCGTCAAGACGCTGGAGCTGCGCATGGAGCGCCATTGCGCGAACGCTTTGGAGCTAGCGCTGTTCCTGGAGCGCCAGCCGGAGGTTGAGGTCGTCCTCTACGCCGGACTGGAATCGCACCCCGGCCACACGATCGCCAAAGAGCTGACCGGCGGGCGCTACGGCGGCGTGCTGTCGTTCCGCATGCAGGGCAAGACAGCGCAGGGCAACCGCTTTGCCGACGCGCTGAAGCTCTGTGCTCACGCCGTCCATCTCGGCGATGTCTCGACGCTGGTCTGGCCGCATCGCCAGGACCTCGTTCGTGTTTCAGTCGGCTGCGAAAACATCGCCGACATCATCGCCGACTTCGAGCAGGCGCTGGAGGCTTCCTCACGCGGGTAA
- a CDS encoding creatininase family protein, which yields MSESTKDLVLANLSWPEVDEIIEQVEVVLLPVGSNEQHGPNLSLSMDIAASYEFCRRATELAHPRLLVAPPMPWGVSFHHMNFPGTITLAPETFVQVLAEVVSSLYEHGFERFLIVNGHGGNIPALGVATVRIKEEIDPTFIGACSYFSFADPGLAEKHDKTGITGHACEMETSVAKALVPQVVKEDALAAGELTDLTYEFRKTLQRYNVNVPYRFDEYTRNGALGDARRATLEYGNDIIETGLKNFVAFTEELVAWTPLDLGDEFATYDEDE from the coding sequence ATGAGCGAGTCAACGAAAGATCTGGTACTGGCGAACCTGTCGTGGCCGGAAGTCGATGAGATCATCGAACAGGTCGAAGTCGTGCTGCTGCCGGTCGGCTCGAACGAGCAGCACGGACCGAACCTTTCGCTGAGCATGGACATCGCCGCGTCCTACGAGTTCTGCCGCCGCGCCACTGAGCTAGCTCATCCGCGCTTGCTGGTCGCGCCGCCAATGCCGTGGGGCGTGTCGTTCCACCATATGAACTTCCCTGGCACGATCACGCTTGCGCCCGAGACGTTCGTCCAGGTGCTGGCCGAGGTCGTGTCGTCGCTCTACGAGCATGGCTTCGAGCGCTTCCTGATCGTCAACGGCCATGGCGGCAACATCCCGGCGCTCGGCGTCGCGACCGTCCGCATCAAGGAAGAGATCGATCCGACGTTCATTGGTGCCTGCTCCTACTTCTCGTTCGCTGATCCGGGTCTGGCCGAGAAGCACGACAAGACCGGAATCACCGGCCACGCTTGCGAGATGGAGACGTCCGTCGCCAAGGCACTGGTGCCGCAGGTCGTGAAGGAAGATGCATTGGCCGCCGGCGAGCTCACCGATCTCACCTACGAGTTCCGCAAGACGCTGCAACGCTACAACGTGAACGTGCCGTATCGCTTCGATGAGTACACCCGCAACGGCGCGCTCGGCGACGCGCGACGCGCGACGCTCGAATACGGCAACGACATCATCGAGACCGGCCTGAAGAACTTCGTCGCCTTCACTGAAGAGCTGGTCGCCTGGACTCCGCTCGACCTCGGCGATGAGTTCGCAACCTACGACGAGGATGAGTAG
- a CDS encoding aminotransferase class I/II-fold pyridoxal phosphate-dependent enzyme, producing the protein MTGDGKSLGFSTRSIHAGEHHDPTTGAHNTPIYQTATYAFDSLEQKAAIMAGEREGYVYTRASNPTTTAIERKIADLEGAEAAVAAASGMGVIAGAFNAFARAGSHIVASDDVYHWAETFLSEEAPAFGVEVTRVDISDLDAVREAMQPNTTILYTEFLSNPTIRVADVPALGKIARDSGALLIVDNTFTSPYIFRPLEHGAHLSLHSATKYISGHGDALAGVIAGSADLIQQVNRQIQVLGSPISPFNSWLLLRGIKTLELRMERHCANAMEIAKFLERQPEVEQVLYAGLETHPGHALVKELTGGRYGGMLSFRMRGGAEQGSRFADALQLCDHAVSLGDVFTLVWPHRDDLVRVSVGCENAEDIIADFEQALEHVSSAAPVAD; encoded by the coding sequence ATGACTGGGGATGGCAAATCGCTAGGGTTTTCGACGCGCTCAATCCACGCGGGCGAACATCACGATCCGACCACCGGCGCGCATAACACGCCGATCTATCAGACCGCAACCTACGCCTTTGACTCGCTCGAACAGAAGGCCGCGATCATGGCCGGCGAGCGCGAAGGCTACGTCTATACACGGGCCAGCAATCCGACGACGACCGCCATCGAGCGCAAGATCGCCGATCTCGAGGGTGCCGAGGCTGCGGTCGCTGCGGCATCCGGCATGGGCGTTATCGCCGGGGCGTTCAACGCGTTCGCCCGCGCTGGCAGCCACATCGTCGCCTCCGACGATGTCTACCACTGGGCCGAGACGTTCCTGTCGGAAGAAGCACCGGCGTTTGGCGTCGAAGTCACGCGCGTCGACATTAGCGACCTTGACGCCGTTCGCGAAGCGATGCAGCCCAATACCACCATCCTCTACACCGAGTTCCTGTCGAATCCGACGATCCGCGTCGCCGACGTCCCGGCGCTGGGCAAGATCGCTCGTGACAGTGGAGCGCTGCTGATCGTCGACAATACCTTCACCAGCCCGTACATCTTCCGGCCACTGGAGCACGGTGCGCATCTCTCCCTGCATTCCGCGACGAAGTACATCAGCGGCCACGGTGATGCGCTGGCCGGCGTCATCGCCGGATCGGCTGACTTGATCCAGCAGGTCAATCGACAGATTCAGGTGCTCGGTTCGCCGATCAGCCCGTTCAACTCCTGGCTGCTGCTTCGTGGCATCAAGACGCTGGAGCTGCGCATGGAGCGCCACTGCGCCAACGCGATGGAGATTGCCAAGTTCCTTGAGCGCCAGCCCGAGGTTGAGCAGGTGCTCTACGCCGGACTCGAGACGCATCCGGGTCACGCACTGGTCAAGGAGCTGACCGGCGGTCGCTACGGCGGTATGCTGTCGTTCCGCATGCGTGGCGGTGCGGAGCAAGGCAGCCGGTTCGCCGACGCACTGCAGCTCTGCGATCACGCCGTCAGCCTCGGCGACGTATTCACGCTCGTCTGGCCGCACCGCGACGACCTCGTTCGAGTGTCGGTTGGCTGCGAAAACGCCGAGGACATCATCGCTGATTTCGAGCAGGCGCTGGAGCACGTCTCCTCCGCCGCACCGGTAGCCGACTGA
- a CDS encoding aminotransferase class V-fold PLP-dependent enzyme — MTVTTDSRVASIREQVPAVLGKAYLNTGTNGPLPRVAAEAMANMARAEFEDGRIQMGGWEAKMKLKPAARDAVARALGVKDSEIALTELTTEGMNIMIHGVDWQRGDEAIITNLEHPGGQLPLYVVARRHGVRIKLADLGVGDGDVAGKIERLITRRTRALIISHLAWNTGAVLPLKEIVDVCRRNDVLVLVDAAQSAGSLDPKLYENDPDGYAMPGQKWLCGPEGTGSLWIREERLSWFEQTYVSYFNAMGGLDTAGGYLTPTPGAARFDRIATYYPLIAGQAAATQWLVDDVGMDWIYDRIAALGQLAHKTLSAIDGVEVITPSSRMAGLITFNLTGVAPGDLVAALDQRGFILRTIPSPACVRLSTGFYNTEEEIQQLGAAIEEIRRG, encoded by the coding sequence GTGACGGTAACGACTGACTCCAGGGTCGCCTCGATCCGCGAACAGGTGCCCGCAGTCCTGGGCAAGGCGTACCTGAACACCGGCACCAACGGCCCGCTCCCGCGAGTTGCGGCGGAAGCGATGGCCAACATGGCCCGCGCTGAGTTCGAGGACGGCCGCATTCAGATGGGCGGCTGGGAAGCCAAGATGAAGCTCAAGCCAGCTGCGCGAGATGCGGTCGCGCGGGCACTCGGTGTCAAGGACAGCGAAATCGCGCTGACCGAGCTGACGACCGAAGGCATGAACATCATGATCCACGGCGTTGACTGGCAGCGCGGCGACGAGGCGATCATCACCAACCTGGAGCACCCGGGTGGACAACTGCCGCTCTATGTCGTGGCTCGTCGCCACGGCGTGCGCATCAAGCTCGCCGACCTCGGCGTTGGAGATGGTGATGTCGCCGGCAAGATCGAGCGCCTCATCACGCGCCGCACGCGCGCGCTCATCATCTCGCACCTCGCCTGGAACACCGGCGCAGTCCTGCCGCTCAAGGAGATCGTCGACGTCTGCCGGCGCAACGACGTGCTCGTCCTGGTTGATGCTGCGCAGTCGGCCGGTTCGCTCGATCCGAAGCTGTACGAGAACGATCCCGACGGCTACGCGATGCCGGGCCAGAAGTGGCTCTGCGGTCCGGAGGGCACCGGCTCGCTCTGGATCCGCGAGGAGCGCCTCTCGTGGTTCGAGCAGACCTACGTCAGCTACTTCAACGCGATGGGCGGGCTCGATACCGCCGGTGGCTACCTGACCCCGACGCCCGGCGCAGCACGATTCGACCGCATCGCGACCTACTATCCGCTCATCGCCGGACAGGCAGCAGCCACGCAGTGGCTTGTCGATGATGTCGGGATGGACTGGATCTACGACCGCATCGCCGCGCTCGGCCAACTGGCGCACAAGACGCTCTCAGCAATTGACGGTGTCGAGGTCATCACTCCCTCGTCGCGCATGGCCGGACTGATCACGTTCAATCTGACCGGCGTTGCGCCCGGCGACCTCGTTGCGGCGCTGGATCAGCGTGGTTTCATCCTGCGCACGATTCCGTCGCCCGCCTGCGTGCGACTCTCGACCGGCTTCTACAATACCGAGGAAGAAATTCAGCAGCTCGGCGCGGCTATCGAGGAGATCCGCCGCGGGTAG
- a CDS encoding RDD family protein — protein MGSKSYAGFWQRAAAAVIDGIIVWVGLAALVGTLDDLGFFLGLVGVWLYFSLQESSSYQATLGKRALGIIVADQFGVPLTFGRATGRFFAKYLSGMFFGIGYLIAAFTARKQALHDMIASTIVLRR, from the coding sequence GTGGGATCCAAGTCGTACGCGGGGTTTTGGCAGCGGGCAGCCGCCGCTGTCATCGATGGCATCATCGTGTGGGTTGGCCTGGCTGCTCTTGTCGGAACTCTGGATGATCTTGGTTTTTTTCTCGGACTCGTTGGAGTGTGGCTGTACTTCTCCCTCCAGGAATCTTCTTCGTACCAGGCGACACTTGGCAAACGCGCGCTTGGCATCATCGTAGCGGATCAGTTCGGGGTGCCACTGACATTCGGCCGGGCAACCGGGCGTTTTTTCGCCAAGTATCTTTCCGGCATGTTCTTCGGTATTGGCTATCTCATCGCTGCATTCACGGCTCGCAAGCAGGCCCTGCACGACATGATTGCATCCACAATCGTGCTTCGCCGCTAA